One Paraburkholderia phytofirmans OLGA172 genomic window carries:
- a CDS encoding nitroreductase family protein, which produces MTNKPAPTAVAIHELIAGRWSPRAYSSEPVSREHLHSVLEAARWAPSSYNAQPWRFLVFDRRVDEVSFKQAFATLVPFNQGWNAPAPVLIAVTTHTLTNKGEVNRCAPYDAGAAAMALVLQAHALGLAAHQMSGFDPNAFRAAFKLPHDVDVIAIISLGHYGEVDKLDPVLREREKSVRQRLPLADIAYGGGWKKAF; this is translated from the coding sequence ATGACCAACAAACCCGCCCCTACCGCAGTTGCCATTCACGAGCTGATTGCAGGTCGCTGGAGCCCGCGCGCGTATTCGAGCGAGCCGGTGAGCCGCGAGCATCTGCATTCGGTGCTCGAGGCGGCACGCTGGGCGCCGTCTTCGTATAACGCGCAGCCGTGGCGTTTCCTCGTATTCGACCGCCGTGTCGATGAAGTCTCGTTCAAGCAGGCCTTCGCCACACTGGTGCCGTTCAACCAGGGCTGGAATGCACCGGCGCCGGTGCTGATCGCGGTGACCACGCATACGCTCACCAACAAGGGTGAAGTGAACCGTTGCGCGCCGTACGACGCGGGTGCCGCGGCAATGGCGCTGGTGCTGCAGGCGCATGCGCTCGGTCTCGCCGCGCATCAGATGAGCGGCTTCGATCCGAACGCGTTCCGCGCGGCGTTCAAGCTGCCGCATGATGTCGACGTGATCGCCATCATTTCGCTCGGCCATTACGGCGAAGTCGACAAGCTCGATCCGGTGCTGCGCGAGCGCGAGAAGTCGGTGCGTCAGCGTTTGCCGCTTGCCGACATCGCTTATGGCGGCGGCTGGAAGAAGGCGTTCTGA
- a CDS encoding MFS transporter — protein MNWVARLIGGRFHYAWLTVAVVFLVLLAAAGTRATPSVMMVPLEHQFGWSRATISLAISVNIALYGLMGPFAAAAMQRFGVRPTLLAALGTMAAGVALSSLMTHPWQMVLIWGVLVGGSTGVAALSLSATVVTRWFTTHRGLVMGILTASSATGQLVFLPMLAAITEHYGWRQVVWVVAGAAAIVLPLVAFLLPERPADMQLRPFGEPADAPVSTSVTKQNPLAIAFGTLAMASKTRDFWLLFFSFFICGASTNGYVGTHLIAMCGDYGMTEVQGASLLAAMGIFDLFGTTLSGWLSDRFDSRVLLFWYYGLRGLSLMYLPHAFGIDFFGLPLFALFYGLDWIATVPPTVRLATDVYGEEAAPVVFGWVVAGHQLGAAFAALGAGILRASLGTYTVASMISGGLCLGAAVIVLRINRQAKVPEPQAV, from the coding sequence ATGAACTGGGTGGCGAGACTGATTGGCGGACGTTTCCACTACGCCTGGTTGACCGTGGCGGTGGTGTTTCTGGTATTGCTGGCAGCGGCCGGAACGCGCGCCACGCCGAGCGTGATGATGGTGCCGTTGGAGCATCAATTCGGCTGGAGCCGCGCGACGATTTCGCTCGCCATCTCTGTGAACATCGCGCTCTACGGCTTGATGGGGCCGTTCGCGGCCGCGGCGATGCAGCGCTTTGGCGTGCGTCCAACTTTGCTGGCCGCGCTCGGCACGATGGCGGCGGGCGTGGCGCTGTCGTCGCTGATGACGCATCCGTGGCAAATGGTTCTGATTTGGGGCGTGTTGGTGGGCGGCTCGACCGGGGTGGCGGCGCTGTCGTTGTCGGCGACCGTTGTGACGCGCTGGTTCACCACGCATCGTGGCCTCGTGATGGGGATTCTCACCGCCAGTTCGGCGACCGGCCAACTGGTGTTCCTGCCGATGCTCGCGGCCATCACCGAGCATTACGGCTGGCGCCAGGTGGTGTGGGTCGTCGCGGGCGCGGCGGCGATCGTCTTGCCACTGGTCGCGTTTCTACTCCCGGAGCGGCCCGCGGATATGCAACTGCGCCCGTTCGGTGAACCGGCCGATGCACCGGTCTCCACCTCGGTGACGAAGCAAAACCCGCTGGCCATCGCCTTCGGCACGCTCGCCATGGCGAGCAAGACCCGTGACTTCTGGCTGTTGTTCTTCAGCTTCTTTATTTGCGGCGCTAGCACCAATGGTTACGTCGGCACGCACCTGATCGCGATGTGCGGCGACTACGGCATGACCGAAGTGCAGGGCGCCTCTTTGCTCGCCGCCATGGGCATCTTCGATCTGTTCGGCACGACGCTGTCGGGCTGGCTGTCGGACCGCTTCGATAGCCGCGTGTTGCTGTTCTGGTATTACGGTCTGCGCGGTTTGTCGCTGATGTATCTGCCGCACGCGTTCGGCATCGATTTTTTCGGCCTGCCGTTGTTCGCCTTGTTTTATGGACTCGACTGGATCGCCACCGTGCCACCCACTGTGCGTCTCGCGACCGATGTCTACGGCGAGGAAGCGGCGCCGGTCGTGTTCGGCTGGGTGGTCGCCGGCCACCAGCTCGGCGCGGCCTTCGCGGCGCTCGGCGCGGGCATCCTGCGCGCGAGTCTCGGCACGTACACGGTGGCGTCGATGATTTCTGGCGGGCTGTGCCTGGGTGCTGCCGTGATCGTGCTGCGGATCAACCGGCAGGCTAAAGTGCCGGAGCCGCAAGCGGTATGA
- a CDS encoding TetR/AcrR family transcriptional regulator: protein MSDRETLKPAAARRARGAQTAGPEAQQHLLRAADELFYREGVRAVGVDAVVERAGVNKMSLYRQFSSKDELVMAYLERNDAQFFSNVEKSFAKHPGEPAKQLQQYFDDLTVRASIDDYRGCPFVNLSVEFPDPAHPVRQFVFRTKERLMARLLELTTAADADDPVALANGLALMIEGVYAASQTYGPGCGPILAAPKVAGQLLAAACGASPVR, encoded by the coding sequence ATGTCCGACAGAGAAACCCTCAAACCAGCCGCGGCACGGCGAGCACGCGGCGCGCAGACGGCCGGCCCGGAGGCACAGCAGCATCTGTTGCGCGCCGCAGACGAACTGTTTTATCGCGAGGGTGTGCGGGCGGTCGGCGTCGACGCGGTGGTCGAGCGCGCGGGCGTGAACAAGATGAGCTTGTACCGCCAGTTTTCGTCGAAGGACGAACTGGTGATGGCGTATCTGGAGCGCAACGACGCGCAGTTTTTCAGCAACGTAGAGAAGAGCTTTGCGAAGCATCCAGGCGAGCCGGCAAAACAGCTTCAGCAATATTTCGACGACCTGACGGTGCGCGCATCGATTGACGACTACCGCGGCTGTCCTTTCGTGAATTTATCGGTTGAGTTTCCGGACCCGGCGCATCCGGTGCGGCAATTCGTGTTCCGCACCAAGGAACGGCTGATGGCCCGGCTTCTGGAACTGACGACCGCGGCGGACGCCGATGATCCCGTAGCGCTGGCCAACGGGCTGGCTTTGATGATCGAAGGCGTGTACGCGGCCAGCCAGACCTACGGCCCGGGCTGCGGGCCGATTCTTGCCGCACCGAAGGTCGCGGGCCAGTTGCTCGCCGCCGCATGCGGCGCGTCACCGGTGCGTTAA
- a CDS encoding DUF1415 domain-containing protein: MSSPAESHDAVIAATRHWLTEAVIGLNLCPFAKAVHVKGQIRYAVSDAVDMEGVLTDLETEIQALVAANPEAVDTTLLVLPQALGDFLDYNDCLFFAERMIKQLRLEGIIQIASFHPHYQFEGSEPDDIENYTNRAPYPILHLLREDSIERAVQAFPDAEAIYERNQETLRRIGLKGWNDLMKM, encoded by the coding sequence ATGTCGTCGCCTGCCGAATCTCACGATGCTGTTATCGCCGCCACTCGTCATTGGCTGACCGAGGCCGTGATTGGGCTCAATCTGTGCCCTTTTGCCAAGGCCGTGCATGTAAAGGGGCAGATTCGCTATGCCGTGAGCGACGCGGTGGATATGGAGGGGGTGTTAACCGATCTCGAAACCGAGATTCAGGCGCTCGTCGCGGCGAATCCTGAAGCGGTGGATACCACGCTTCTGGTTTTACCGCAGGCGCTCGGCGATTTTCTCGACTATAACGACTGCCTGTTTTTTGCCGAAAGGATGATCAAGCAACTTCGGCTGGAAGGCATTATTCAGATTGCCAGCTTTCACCCTCATTATCAGTTTGAAGGCAGTGAACCCGACGATATCGAGAATTATACGAATCGGGCGCCCTATCCTATTTTGCATCTGCTTCGCGAGGATAGTATTGAACGGGCGGTTCAGGCTTTTCCCGACGCGGAAGCCATTTATGAGCGGAATCAGGAGACCCTTCGGCGGATCGGTCTTAAAGGCTGGAACGATCTGATGAAAATGTAG
- a CDS encoding class I SAM-dependent methyltransferase: MSSKTHEIRPNQSVELLKELHILTRDGKLNQDSRRKLKQVYHLFQFIEPLLKDLKDQQGAVTLVDHGAGKSYLGFILYDLFFKEFQGAAGGASHIYGIETREDLVTKSEELADRLGFKGMSFLNLSVAESITSDRLPAQIDIVTALHACNTATDDALRFALEKHAKYIVVVPCCQAEVAGVLRQNKGKSLGNALTEIWRHPLHTREFGSQITNVLRCLQLEAHGYQVSVTELVGWEHSMKNELIIAQFKDLPRRRPAERLNEVMETLGIEELKERFFVSA; the protein is encoded by the coding sequence ATGTCCAGCAAAACCCACGAAATCCGTCCGAACCAATCCGTCGAGCTGTTGAAGGAGCTCCATATCCTGACGCGCGACGGCAAGCTGAACCAGGACAGCCGCCGCAAGCTAAAGCAGGTCTACCACCTGTTCCAGTTCATCGAGCCGCTGCTGAAAGACCTCAAGGACCAGCAGGGCGCGGTGACGCTCGTCGATCACGGCGCGGGCAAGTCATACCTAGGTTTTATCCTGTATGACCTGTTCTTCAAGGAGTTTCAGGGCGCCGCTGGTGGGGCGTCGCACATATACGGCATCGAGACGCGCGAGGATCTCGTGACGAAATCCGAGGAACTGGCCGACCGGCTGGGCTTCAAGGGGATGTCGTTCCTGAATTTGTCGGTGGCGGAATCGATTACGTCGGATCGTTTGCCGGCGCAGATCGATATCGTGACGGCGCTGCATGCGTGCAATACCGCGACTGACGACGCGCTTCGGTTTGCTCTGGAAAAGCATGCGAAGTACATCGTGGTCGTGCCGTGTTGCCAGGCTGAGGTGGCGGGGGTTCTACGGCAAAACAAGGGTAAATCGCTGGGAAATGCCTTAACCGAGATATGGCGGCATCCGCTGCATACCCGGGAATTTGGAAGCCAGATTACTAACGTGCTGCGCTGCTTGCAGCTGGAAGCACATGGATATCAGGTGAGCGTGACCGAGTTAGTCGGGTGGGAGCATTCCATGAAGAATGAACTGATCATTGCTCAGTTCAAGGATCTGCCGAGGCGGCGGCCAGCCGAGAGGCTCAACGAAGTGATGGAAACGCTCGGGATCGAAGAGCTGAAAGAAAGATTTTTTGTCTCTGCCTGA
- a CDS encoding DUF1059 domain-containing protein, with product MTRKYIDCREFPSEMNCTVALSADSESELLDAAVQHAVTVHKHTDSPELRSQLKTLFHDGTPPAEAPRA from the coding sequence ATGACTCGCAAATACATCGACTGTCGCGAGTTTCCGAGCGAAATGAATTGCACGGTTGCCCTATCCGCCGACAGCGAGAGCGAATTGCTCGACGCGGCCGTGCAACATGCCGTGACGGTGCACAAACATACGGACTCGCCGGAACTGCGCTCGCAACTCAAGACGCTGTTTCATGATGGCACGCCGCCGGCTGAGGCGCCGCGCGCGTGA
- a CDS encoding TIGR03862 family flavoprotein, which produces MSSSFDSARVAVIGGGPAGLMAAEALARHGVPVDVYDAMPSVGRKFLMAGKGGMNITHSEPLEAFLGRYGARREQIAPLLDTFGPDALRAWLHGLGVETFVGSSGRVFPTDMKAAPMLRAWLHRLREAGVRFHMRHKWTGWDNDGDGTAAHTLRFATPGGEQRVSCEAVVFALGGASWPRLGSDAAWVPLLSAREVPVAPLQPVNCGFDADWSPYLRERFAGQPVKSVAITLTGVDNKVHNRQGEALLTETGLEGSLIYALSAVIRERILADGDVTIALDLAPGLTLERVVAEVTRPRGSRSMSTHLHGRIGISGVKLALLHEILSKEAFADANGLAHAIKALPVRLMRARPIAEAISTAGGIPFEALDKHLMIERLPGAFCAGEMLDWEAPTGGYLLTACFASGLAAGRGALAYLETRGAPA; this is translated from the coding sequence ATGTCATCCTCCTTCGATTCCGCCCGCGTCGCCGTGATCGGCGGCGGCCCCGCTGGCTTGATGGCCGCCGAGGCGCTCGCCCGGCACGGCGTACCGGTCGACGTCTACGACGCGATGCCATCAGTGGGCCGCAAATTCCTGATGGCAGGCAAAGGCGGCATGAACATCACGCATTCGGAACCGCTCGAAGCGTTTCTTGGCCGCTATGGCGCGCGCCGCGAACAGATCGCGCCATTACTCGACACGTTCGGTCCCGACGCCTTGCGAGCATGGTTGCATGGGCTGGGCGTTGAAACGTTCGTCGGCAGTTCGGGACGGGTTTTTCCGACCGATATGAAAGCGGCGCCGATGTTGCGTGCGTGGCTGCATCGGTTGAGAGAAGCCGGCGTGCGCTTTCACATGCGCCACAAGTGGACCGGCTGGGACAACGATGGCGACGGCACCGCCGCGCACACGTTGCGCTTCGCAACACCCGGCGGCGAGCAACGCGTGAGCTGCGAAGCCGTGGTGTTCGCACTCGGCGGCGCAAGCTGGCCGCGGCTTGGATCGGACGCCGCCTGGGTGCCGCTGCTGAGCGCGCGCGAGGTGCCGGTGGCGCCATTGCAGCCCGTGAACTGCGGCTTCGACGCGGACTGGAGCCCGTATCTGCGCGAGCGTTTCGCCGGTCAGCCGGTCAAATCCGTGGCCATCACACTCACCGGTGTAGACAATAAAGTCCACAATCGACAAGGTGAAGCACTTCTGACCGAAACAGGCCTCGAAGGGAGCCTGATTTACGCGCTTTCGGCTGTTATCCGGGAGCGGATTCTTGCCGACGGCGACGTCACCATTGCGCTGGATCTCGCGCCAGGCTTGACGTTGGAGCGTGTCGTGGCCGAGGTCACGCGACCGCGCGGCTCGCGTTCCATGTCGACTCACCTGCACGGCAGAATCGGTATTAGCGGCGTAAAACTGGCCTTGCTGCATGAAATTCTGTCGAAAGAAGCTTTCGCCGATGCGAACGGTCTTGCGCACGCGATCAAGGCGCTGCCGGTGCGGCTCATGCGCGCCCGGCCTATTGCAGAAGCGATCAGCACCGCTGGCGGCATTCCCTTTGAAGCGCTCGACAAGCATTTGATGATCGAGCGTCTGCCCGGTGCGTTCTGCGCGGGCGAAATGCTCGACTGGGAAGCGCCGACTGGCGGTTATCTGCTCACCGCCTGCTTCGCCAGCGGGCTGGCGGCCGGACGCGGCGCACTAGCTTATCTCGAGACGCGCGGCGCGCCGGCTTGA
- a CDS encoding methyltransferase → MTSPATITWPEADGPRTARWRSEAAVPPPKRVVVADDRTTADSAYRLACEGTALLWNGDFQNARQLLQAVTRRLERKPRKQGETPLDAFNLHRQAQSQRARTLGMILIPLDAAYGIPLRRAPEVQQACIETYGPSTDEASVVSLRELLGLIGAHEWRKKGVEIPVLGERVHPHYGVFSPVRGEYVDLVARTPLPSLNKAFDIGTGTGVLAALLAKRGVKKIVATDQDPRALACARENLTRLGYDQQVEVVQADLFPEGRAPLVVCNPPWVPARPASPIEYAIYDSESRMLLGFLNGLAEHLSPGGEGWLIMSDFAEHLGLRTREWLLAAIEKAGLMVVGREDIRPRHPKSTDETDALHTARVAEVTSLWRLKAR, encoded by the coding sequence ATGACCAGCCCCGCAACCATCACCTGGCCCGAAGCCGACGGCCCCCGCACTGCGCGTTGGCGCTCCGAAGCCGCGGTGCCGCCACCCAAACGCGTCGTCGTCGCGGACGACCGTACTACTGCCGACTCAGCCTATCGCCTCGCATGCGAAGGGACGGCTCTGTTGTGGAACGGCGATTTTCAGAACGCCCGCCAGCTGCTGCAGGCGGTCACGCGCCGGCTGGAGCGCAAGCCGCGCAAGCAGGGCGAAACGCCGCTCGACGCGTTCAACCTGCATCGCCAGGCACAGTCGCAACGTGCCCGCACGCTCGGCATGATTCTGATCCCGCTCGACGCCGCTTACGGCATCCCGCTGCGCCGCGCGCCTGAAGTGCAGCAGGCCTGCATCGAAACCTATGGGCCGTCGACCGACGAAGCCTCGGTCGTGTCGCTGCGCGAATTGCTCGGGCTGATCGGTGCGCACGAGTGGCGCAAGAAGGGCGTGGAAATTCCCGTGCTGGGCGAGCGCGTCCATCCGCACTACGGCGTGTTTTCGCCGGTGCGCGGCGAATATGTGGATCTGGTCGCGCGCACGCCGTTACCGTCGTTGAACAAGGCGTTCGATATCGGCACCGGCACCGGCGTGCTGGCCGCGCTGCTCGCCAAACGCGGCGTGAAGAAAATCGTCGCGACCGATCAGGACCCGCGAGCGCTTGCCTGCGCGCGAGAAAACCTCACGCGTCTTGGCTACGATCAGCAAGTCGAGGTCGTGCAGGCGGATCTGTTTCCGGAAGGCCGCGCACCGCTGGTGGTCTGCAATCCGCCGTGGGTGCCGGCGCGGCCCGCATCACCGATCGAATACGCAATCTATGACTCGGAAAGCCGTATGCTGCTCGGTTTTCTGAACGGCCTGGCGGAACATTTGTCGCCAGGCGGAGAAGGCTGGCTGATCATGTCGGATTTTGCTGAGCACCTCGGCTTGCGTACGCGCGAGTGGCTGCTTGCCGCCATTGAAAAAGCTGGGCTGATGGTGGTGGGGCGCGAGGATATCCGTCCGCGGCACCCGAAGTCGACCGATGAAACCGACGCCCTGCATACGGCGCGCGTGGCTGAAGTGACGTCGTTGTGGCGTCTGAAGGCGCGCTAA
- a CDS encoding FAD-binding oxidoreductase, producing the protein MISLTPEDLRYHTLTKGFNLRWPATDAQAAARIELCESMEDVATALQRCVNTGSRPTIRSGGHCYEDFVSNNPGGTVLDLSLLSGARVDRDGSFRIAAGTQNWNGYQDLYKRHGVTLPGGSCYSVGAGGHISGGGYGLLSRLHGLTVDWLTGVDIVTVDAHGDVLPRSVDAKRDPDLFRACRGAGGGNFGVVTEYAFAQLPRAPSEVAIASVAFDWADMNEARFTALLRAYGEYWETRGTQPDTWGLFSLLTLTHRSAGQIVLLSQFCNPDGTCRDLTVLNDFLERFQACAPVPITAAPPSYGTAHPSGGQRLCSQSHSVTRYDWLTATQILNGSGPNQRGKYKSAYMKHNFTAHEIARLYTCLTQNVAGLDLSQSLVQVNSYGGAINRAELAGTTAVAQRASIMKLQYQTYWSSPQDDAAHVRWLGDLYRAVYSAQDGMDRRYDGTPYPGEHYEGCYINYPDADMLGYPFWPQLYYGDGGLYAFLQDVKRRYDPNNIFHHAMSIRPGSARSGLPVHLTGVPGDRGATDS; encoded by the coding sequence ATGATCAGCCTGACACCTGAAGATTTGCGCTACCACACCCTGACAAAGGGATTCAATCTGCGCTGGCCTGCCACCGACGCCCAGGCAGCCGCGCGCATCGAATTGTGCGAGAGCATGGAGGACGTCGCCACTGCGTTGCAACGCTGTGTCAACACGGGATCCCGGCCAACGATTCGCAGCGGCGGCCACTGCTACGAAGACTTCGTTTCGAACAATCCCGGCGGCACCGTGCTCGATCTGAGCCTCCTGAGCGGCGCGAGAGTTGACCGGGATGGGAGTTTTCGCATCGCCGCCGGCACACAAAACTGGAATGGTTATCAGGATCTGTATAAGCGCCACGGTGTCACGCTGCCCGGCGGCTCATGCTATTCGGTCGGCGCAGGCGGACACATCTCCGGCGGTGGCTACGGCTTGCTGTCGCGGCTGCACGGACTGACCGTCGACTGGTTGACGGGCGTGGATATCGTCACCGTCGATGCACATGGCGACGTCCTGCCACGCAGCGTCGACGCAAAGCGCGATCCGGATCTGTTCCGGGCATGCAGGGGCGCTGGTGGCGGCAACTTCGGCGTGGTGACCGAATACGCGTTTGCACAGCTGCCGCGCGCGCCTTCCGAGGTTGCCATCGCCAGCGTCGCGTTCGATTGGGCGGACATGAACGAGGCGCGCTTCACTGCCTTGTTGCGTGCGTACGGCGAATATTGGGAAACGCGAGGCACCCAACCGGACACGTGGGGCCTGTTCTCATTGCTCACGCTCACCCATCGCTCGGCCGGTCAGATCGTGCTGCTCAGCCAGTTTTGCAACCCGGACGGCACGTGCCGTGACCTCACGGTACTGAACGACTTCCTCGAGCGCTTTCAGGCGTGCGCTCCGGTGCCGATCACCGCCGCGCCGCCCAGCTACGGCACGGCGCACCCGTCGGGCGGACAGCGGTTGTGCTCCCAATCGCACAGCGTGACACGCTATGACTGGCTGACCGCGACGCAGATTCTGAACGGCTCCGGGCCTAACCAACGCGGCAAGTACAAGTCGGCTTATATGAAGCACAACTTCACGGCGCATGAGATCGCGCGCCTGTACACGTGCCTCACCCAAAACGTGGCGGGGCTTGATTTGAGCCAGTCGCTGGTTCAGGTGAATTCGTACGGCGGCGCCATCAACCGCGCCGAACTTGCCGGCACGACCGCTGTTGCACAGCGCGCCTCGATCATGAAACTGCAATATCAGACCTACTGGAGTTCGCCGCAAGACGACGCGGCTCATGTGCGCTGGCTTGGCGATCTGTATCGCGCCGTCTATTCGGCGCAGGACGGTATGGATCGGCGTTATGACGGCACGCCTTATCCGGGCGAGCACTACGAGGGCTGCTATATCAACTACCCCGACGCCGACATGCTCGGGTACCCGTTCTGGCCGCAACTGTATTACGGGGACGGAGGGCTCTATGCGTTTCTGCAAGACGTGAAACGCCGGTACGATCCGAACAACATTTTTCATCACGCGATGTCGATACGGCCGGGCTCCGCCCGGAGCGGATTGCCAGTGCACCTCACCGGCGTGCCAGGTGATCGCGGCGCGACGGATTCGTAG
- a CDS encoding ClpXP protease specificity-enhancing factor — MQETSTKPYLLRALYEWCTDNGYTPHIAVRVDNQTRVPRQFVRDNEIVLNISFEATSQLQMGNEWIEFSARFSGKSHKIEVPIANILAIYARENGQGMAFPVESAGGEAQDSGADAELADETEPPAAPVVSVAPRAVETSSSTADAASAKADSATNSPQPDDDGTKGGGRARLKIVK, encoded by the coding sequence ATGCAAGAGACTTCCACCAAGCCTTATCTGCTGCGCGCGCTGTACGAGTGGTGCACGGATAATGGCTACACGCCGCATATTGCGGTCCGGGTCGACAATCAGACGCGCGTGCCGCGTCAGTTCGTGCGCGATAATGAGATCGTGTTGAACATCAGCTTCGAGGCGACCAGCCAGTTGCAGATGGGCAACGAATGGATCGAGTTCAGCGCACGCTTCTCCGGCAAGTCGCACAAGATCGAAGTGCCGATCGCAAATATTCTCGCGATCTACGCGCGCGAAAATGGGCAGGGCATGGCGTTCCCTGTCGAGTCGGCAGGCGGCGAGGCGCAGGATTCAGGCGCCGACGCGGAACTGGCGGACGAAACCGAACCGCCGGCTGCGCCCGTCGTCAGCGTGGCGCCGCGTGCGGTCGAAACGTCGTCTTCCACTGCTGATGCCGCCTCCGCCAAGGCGGATAGCGCGACCAACAGCCCGCAGCCTGACGACGATGGAACGAAAGGCGGCGGAAGGGCTCGCCTTAAGATCGTGAAATGA
- a CDS encoding glutathione S-transferase N-terminal domain-containing protein produces the protein MMVLYSGTTCPFSQRCRLVLFEKGMDFEIRDVDLFNKPEDIAVMNPYGQVPILVERDLILYESNIINEYIDERFPHPQLMPADPVQRARARLFLLNFEKELFVHVGTLENEKGKAAEKNHEKARLAIRDRLTQLAPIFLKNKYMLGEEFSMLDVAIAPLLWRLDHYGIELSKNAAPLMKYAERIFSRPAYIEALTPSEKVMRR, from the coding sequence ATGATGGTTCTGTATTCCGGCACAACTTGCCCGTTCTCCCAGCGCTGCCGGCTGGTGTTGTTCGAAAAGGGCATGGACTTCGAGATCCGCGACGTCGACCTGTTTAACAAGCCGGAAGACATCGCTGTGATGAATCCGTATGGTCAGGTGCCGATTCTCGTGGAACGGGACCTGATTCTGTACGAATCGAACATCATCAACGAGTACATCGACGAGCGCTTCCCGCACCCGCAACTGATGCCGGCCGATCCGGTTCAGCGCGCCCGCGCCCGTCTGTTCCTGCTGAACTTCGAAAAGGAACTGTTCGTTCACGTCGGCACGCTCGAAAACGAAAAGGGCAAGGCCGCTGAGAAGAATCACGAGAAGGCGCGTCTCGCGATCCGCGATCGCCTCACGCAGCTCGCACCGATCTTCCTGAAGAACAAGTACATGCTCGGCGAAGAGTTCTCGATGCTGGACGTCGCGATTGCGCCGTTGCTGTGGCGTCTGGATCACTACGGCATCGAGCTGTCGAAGAACGCTGCACCGCTGATGAAGTACGCCGAGCGCATTTTCAGCCGCCCGGCTTATATTGAAGCGCTGACGCCTTCGGAAAAGGTGATGCGTCGTTGA
- a CDS encoding cytochrome c1: protein MKKLLSTCALIGATLLAVLAGPAHADENFPLDRAPDNAENFASLQHGAQLFVNYCLNCHSASLMRYSRLTDLGIKPSEIQANLLFTTDKVGNTMTVAMRPDDAKAWFGASPPDLSVEARARGKDWLYTYLRSFYRDNTRPTGWNNLVYENVSMPHVLWQLQGQRTAKFGDETDEKTGETVHKFVGYQQVTPGTMSPVDYDSAVADLVSYLSWMSEPTQKTRKQLGVWVLLFLGILSFFAWRLNAAYWKHIK, encoded by the coding sequence ATGAAAAAACTGCTTTCGACGTGCGCGCTGATCGGCGCGACACTGCTCGCGGTGCTGGCCGGACCGGCGCACGCGGACGAGAATTTCCCTCTCGACCGCGCGCCCGATAACGCGGAGAATTTTGCTTCGTTGCAGCACGGCGCTCAATTGTTTGTAAACTACTGCCTGAATTGCCACAGCGCGAGTCTGATGCGCTACAGCCGGCTGACCGACCTCGGCATCAAGCCGAGCGAAATTCAGGCGAACCTGTTGTTCACTACAGATAAGGTTGGCAACACCATGACTGTGGCGATGCGCCCGGACGACGCGAAAGCGTGGTTCGGCGCGAGTCCGCCGGATTTGTCGGTGGAAGCGCGGGCGCGCGGCAAGGACTGGCTGTACACGTATCTGCGCAGCTTCTATCGCGACAATACGCGGCCGACCGGCTGGAACAATCTGGTGTATGAAAACGTGAGCATGCCTCACGTGCTGTGGCAGCTTCAGGGGCAACGTACCGCGAAGTTCGGTGACGAAACCGACGAAAAAACAGGCGAAACGGTGCACAAATTTGTCGGCTACCAACAGGTCACGCCGGGGACGATGTCGCCGGTAGATTATGATTCTGCTGTGGCCGACCTCGTGTCGTACCTGTCATGGATGTCCGAACCGACGCAGAAAACCCGCAAACAGCTTGGCGTGTGGGTACTGCTTTTCCTCGGCATTCTGAGCTTTTTCGCCTGGCGACTGAACGCCGCGTACTGGAAACATATCAAATAA